Sequence from the Flavobacterium sp. TR2 genome:
CAAGCTTTTCATCAGAAATAATAAAAAAGTAGAACTTACAGAAGCGGGAAAGTATTTTGAAAAAGAAATAAAAGAACTTTTCCAGCATCTTGAGCACGTTGCGGCGAAAACAAAAAAGATTGCAGAAAACGTTTCTGGCGAATTTAGGATCGCTTACATCAGCTCGATATATTCTTCTATTATTTCAGATTTAATCAAACATCTGAAAACACAGTTTCCGTATGTGAATTTCAAACTGTTTGAAGTTTCCACCACTAAACAAATCAATGCTTTAGAGCAAGGAAAAATAGAAATGGGAATTATCAGATCGCCCATTCATTCGCCTAAAATAAAATCGCATTTATGGTTTAAAGATGGATTTTCATTGGTTTACAATAAAAAATTTATTCAGATAAAATCTGAAAGTGAAATTACATCCCTAAAAGATGAAACATTCATTTTCTTCAACAAAGACTATGCACCGCATTATCATGAAGTTTTATTAGAACTTTGTGCGTTTTATGGCTTTACGCCGAAGATTATTCACGAAGCCAATAATATTAACTCCATCGTACAATTAGTCAAAAACGGATTGGGAATTTCGATTGTTTCGTCAAACATTGCCAAAAACAATCAGGATCCGGAGATTGGTTTTATTGAATTGAAAAAAGTGAATCTTCAGACAAATGTGTCAATTATAATTTCAAAAGAAGATGATTCTGAGATCACGAAAACTGCTGTTCATTTTTTATTGAATAAAAGCTAAGTTTCGTGGTGAAATTAATCTCGCAAAGACGCAGAGGTGCAACGTTTTTATTTATAAGTTGCGTCCAGCTTTAGCTGGATGGAAAAATAATTAAGTTTAAAAGGCTTTAACCAACAAATACGGGTTTGGCTAAAGCCTTTTCCAATTCAACTTTTACACCTCCAGCTAAAGCTGGAGGCAATTCAAAAAATCCTTAATCTGTAGCTAAAAAAAACTTTGCGTCTTAGCGCCTTCGTAGCTATAAAAAAAAATCGTTACAAATTAGTACAGAAATCCACATTATAAAAAGAGAAGTTTTAAATATCTTAGCAAATTCAAATTCTACAATAAATTTCAATAAAAATGGCCGAGCAATCTTCAATTCAGTGTCCAAACTGCGGAACTCCTATCGATGTAAATGATGTCTTAAAACATCAATTGGAAGATAGCATTCGTAAAGAGTTTCAGCAAAAAGCCAATATTCAAAACCGTGAATTAGAGCTTAAAAGCGAACAATTGGAAAAATCGAAAGCCGAATTTGAAGCGAAGAAAAAACAGGAAAATGAACTTTTTGCTGAACGCCTAGAGCGCGAGAAAAAAACAGCCGAAAAAGAAATTTCTGAAAAGCTGAAAGCAAAACTCGAAGAAGAAAATAAAGACCGTTTGCTTTTGATGGAAAAAGAACTCTCTGAAAAATCGGAAAAAATCAGAGAATTAAATAAAATGGAAGGTGAAATCGCCAAATTGCAGCGCGAAAAACTGGAAATGAAAGAAGCGATTCAAGCCGAAGCCGAAAAGCAATTGAATGCGCAATTGGCTTTGGAACGCGAAAAAATCAGAAAACAGGAGGACGATAAAAACGAACTGAAATTTAAGGAACTTCAGAAACAGCTGGAAGAACAAAAAAAGCTGACCGAAGAAATGAAGCGCAAACAAGAACAAGGTTCGATGCAATTGCAGGGCGAAGTAATGGAATTGGCGATTGAAGAATGGCTGGCCAACAATTTCCCGCTTGACAGTATTGACGAAATTAAGAAAGGCGCCAACGGTGCTGACTGCCTTCAAATTGTCAACACGCGCGAACATCAAAACTGCGGATCAATTTATTACGAAAGCAAAAGAACCAAAGCTTTTCAGCCTTCATGGATCGAGAAATTCAAAAATGATATTAGAACCAAAAGGGCCAATATCGGAGTTTTAGTGACTGAAGTAATGCCTTCGGGAATGGAACGAATGGGTATGCGCGACGGAATATGGATTTGCACTTACGAAGAATTTAAAGGTTTGAGCGCTGTTTTGCGCCAGTCGCTAATTCAGATCAATCAAGCGGTTCAAGCGCAGGAAAACAAAGGAGATAAAATGTCAATGCTATACGATTTCTTGACGAGCAATGAATTCCGTTTGCAGATTGAAGGAATTGTAGAAGGTTTCACTCAAATGCAAAGCGATTTAGATTCTGAAAAAAGAGCCATGCAGAGAATCTGGAAACAGCGTGAAAAACAAATTGAAAAAGTCGTTCACAACACTTTAGGAATGTACGGTTCTATACGTGGCATAGCCGGAAATGCAGTTCAGAGCGTTCGAGCTTTAGAATTGGATTTTATCGAAGAAGAACCGCAAGACGAAGAACCTAAGGAATTGTTTGAATAAATCCTATCAACTCTCCCACGGTTGAAACCGTGGGCTATGTTTCTATTAATTATGCTCAACAGAAACTTGAAACTTGAAACTTGAAACAAAACAAACAAAACCTTTAATCCACCTTCTTAAAAACAGCCAATTTTCCAGAAGGATTAGACAAAGTCAATTGATTGTTTCCAATAGCATACGTTGTTGTACTTTGCAGCGCCTTCAAAAAATCGCCTTCTTTATTTCCTTGAGGACAAGCCATTAATGTAGATACTACTTTTGTAAAGCGGAGTAAATCTTTTTCGAAAAAGATTTGTCCAGTTATGGAATTGCAGCCTCCAAAGCCAGAGAATCGGTTTTCAGCTGAATTAATCTCTATCCTTGGGAATTCTTTCTGAAAGTCTGCAGCAAAAACTTTATAACCGTTTAATTCTTCCAAAACCCAAATATCATGAAGTCGATAATCCGTTAGATATTTTCCGCAGCCGCTTAATTTCTTCATTTCTAATTCTGAGCTGTTTTTAATTTCAACCTTTACGCTATAAGGAGAAATCGCTCCCGACATCGAATCCTGGCAATCTAACTGCTGAATTGTAATCGTTGCAGAAGCAGTCTCGTTACTTACTCTATACATTTTCACATTCGCATCCATCGCTCTAACTGCATCAACCGCAGGAAAAATCAGTTTTTCTTTCCCTGGTATTAAAGACGTAAAAACAATTTCATCATTTCCTATTTTGATTCCCCAAAAAGGTTCATTCCCTGTACCTTTAAAATAGTATTTTAAATCTTCTTCTGTCGAACTTACAGAAGAGTTTGCGCTAGATTCTTTGTTTGCCGCTGTTTTACAGCCTATCATTACAAATGACAAAAACAATATTGAAAGTATATTTTTCATGAGATTTCAGTTTAAAAAATGCTCCTATTTTTAAAACGCCTATAAAATTCTTATGAATTTACGACATTTTTTCGAAAAGCCTATTTAGAATTTTTTCAAATTTAAAAAAGCAAGACAGCTGTAAAATTATTTCAACCCCAGAGTACGTAAAAGGTTAAGTCAAAATACTTAATTTAAAACCCAAATCACGAAACAAAAAATAAACAAATTACGTGTTTTTATAAGCACAAATACTTACATTTACGTAATAACACTTAATTAAAGTAATAAATTTTGCGAAAAGTTCGTTGCAAAATCAGGACAGGAAAAGTATCAAATCACAGTATTTGGAGAAGAACCAAGAAATAGTCTGGCTCCTTTCATCTCACTTTCGACTTTCGACTTTTGACTTTCGACTTTTGACTTTCGACTTTTGACTTTCGACTTTTGACTTTCGACTTTTGACTTTCGACTTTTCTACTTAATTCCCTATCTTTGAAATTCCATTATCAAACCAAAAAATGACTACACCTTTTCAAAAAGCAAGCGAATGGATTGATGCAGAAAATGCACAAGATCCCAACATCGAATTAGACCAAAACAAAGAATACCCAAAAGAATTACTGTATTCTGACAGGATGTACAAAAGACTGATGGAATTTGAGCCTAATGCATCAGAAGAAATTCAGATTGCTTCAAAAGCACAGCACATCTGTCGCTGGAAAGTCGCTCGCGAATCGTACCCAATGGATCGTGTAGGTTATTTAAAATGGAGAGAAGAACTGAAAAAATTTCACGCAAAAACTACTGCAGAGATATTAGAAAAAGCGGGGTACGATCAAACTTTTATTGATCGCGTTTCTTTCTTAATTGAAAAAAAACTGCTGAAAAAAGATGCTGAAACACAATTACTCGAAGATGTTATCTGTCTGGTTTTCTTAGAATATTATTTAGAACCTTTCGTTCACAAACACGATGAAGAAAAGCTGAAAAACATCATCAAGAAAACTTGGGATAAAATGTCGGACAAAGGACACGAGGAAGCCTTAAAAATCAAATATTCTGAAGAAAATTTAAACCTGATAAAAGCTTCTTTGGGATTGTAAAAAAGATATGAAGAAAAGCAATGAGGAAGCTGCAGAAAAAATCACTTTCAAAAATTTACGACGGCTGTATTTTTTTGCGCTTCTTACTATTGCCTTAATCATAATCATCAGTCAGTTTTTAGCACAACACAATCTGAATCAGCAGTTAAGCGATTCTAAAATCATTAATTTTTCGGGCAAGCAAAAAATGCTGAGCCAAAAAATCGTCAAAGAAGTACTGATTTTACATTACGTTTCTGATTCGGCTACTGCCAAAAAAACCTCGCACTTAAAAGAGGTTTTAGAACTTTGGAAAAAGAACCAAAATGCACTGGAAAATGGCAGTGATAGTTTGGCTTTTCCAAAAGAAAAATCAGAAACACTTTCTAAATTATATCTTGAAATCAATCCGATTTTCAATAAAATTGCACAAACTACAGATTCTTTTTTATTGAATTTACAGCAGCAAAAAACAGCTTCAGAAAATCTGAAACTAGTTCAAATTATTCTAGAAAACGAAGGTATTTTCCTTTCAAAAATGAATCAGATTGTAACGCAATACAATCTCGAAGCACACCAAAAAGTAACCGAACAGCGCAAAATCGAATATTGGATTTTTGGTTTCACTCTGCTTGTTCTGCTTTTAGAATTCTTCTTCATTTTCAAAGCAACCAGTTTCAACATTACCGAACGCAAAAAAATGCAACGAGAAGTCGAGCGTTTAAACCTTGAAAACACAACCGAAAAAATCAATCAGCAGAAGATTATTTCAAGCAAAATTGTCGAAAATCAGGAAAACGAGCAAAACCGAATTGCCAAAGAAATTCATGACGGAATCGGTCAAATGCTTACGGGCTTAAAGTTCAGTTTGGAAAGCATTAATCTGGATGATAGAGAAAAATCAGAACAAAAAATTGAGCATTTAAAGAAACTTTCTCTGGATATTATCAAAGGCGCCCGCACCGCAACCTTTAATCTGATGCCACCAGAATTAAGCGGTCACGGCATAGTTTCATCGCTTTCAAAATTAACTCAGGAACTCTCTAAACTTACCGGAAAAGAAATCCTTTTCTACAATAAAACCGATTTCGACCAGCGCTTAGATTCCTTAATCGAAATCAATATTTACCGTCTTACGCAAGAAGCGATAAACAACGCCATAAAGTATGCCGAATCATCGCATATTATTGTCCAGCTTTCGCACAGCGAGACACTTTTAACCATCATCGTAGACGACAACGGAAAAGGTTTCGACATCAATTCGGTAGATAAAAAACGCAACAGCGAATCTGGAATGGGACTTTTATTCATGAAAGAAAGAATCCAATACATCAACGGGCGCGTTTTCATGAACTCCATTCCAGGCGAAGGCACAAGAATTACCTTCGACATTCCGATCTTAAAATAATGTGGCAATATGCCAATTCAAAAATTAGATAATTATTTAACACATTCATAAAAATTATCTAATTGACACATTAACTCATTATCGAATTATCATGGCGAGCCAGTATTAGAAAAAGTGGGCTACCAATCTATGTCTTAATTCGCCCACTTTCCCTAATCCTGTCGGGCTATCCGCTCCGCAGTGGCGGATTGCTCCTATCCCTCTCGCGGGCAAAGGTTTTCAAAAGAAGATTTTAACTTTATTTAAGAATTACAAATCAATTGCCTACAGCTTTAGCTGGAGGTAGGCAAACAAGTTCTAAAAGGGCTTTAGCCAAACTTATTCATTTGGCTAAAGCCCTTTATGTTTTCTACAAAACCTCCGACTAAATCTGGAGGCAATTGAAGCTCAAACTTTGTCAAAGTTGACCATACAAAGCTTTGGAATTTGGAATTTAGATATTGTAATTTAATTTTTCTAATGATTTTTTAATATTAGAATTTGAAATTTCAAAAAATTGGAATTTAAAATCAAAAAAGTACGTATATTAGCGTCTTCCCTTTAGATGAATATACGTAAAAATCCAAAATCAAAATTAAGTAAACTATGAGCAATATTATTCGAGTAGTACTGGCAGATGACCATGTTTTTGTTAGAGACGGAATCAAATCTTTACTTGAAAATGAAGCAAACATTGAGGTTGTAGGCGAAGCAATCGATGGTGCTGATGCTCTGGAAGTCGTTGCTGCGACAAATCCAGATTTACTTATAGTAGATATTCGTATGCCAAATTTAACCGGCATCGAGGTAGTAGAAAAACTTAGAAACGAAAAAAACAGCATTAAAACCATCATGCTTTCAATGCATGAATCTGAAGAATACGTACTGAAATCTATCAAAGCTGGTGCCGACGGCTATTTATTGAAAGGTTCATCAAAAGAAGAATTCTTAAAGGCATTACATAGCGTTGCCAGTGGCGGAAAATACTATAGCGGAGATATCTCTTCTATTTTAATTAGCCAATTGACAAATTCATCTGCATCATTAGAACCTAAACAAACACTAGGCGAAGAAATGATGATTACCAAAAGAGAAAAAGAAATACTTGCTCTTTTATTATCAGGAAAAGGAAACAAAGAAATTGCTGAAGCGCTGGACATTAGCAAAAGAACTGCGGAAGTGCACCGTTTTAACCTAATGAAAAAACTGAAAGTGAAAAACCTAATGGAACTTTCGAACAAAGCAACAGAGTATTCTTTAATTTAAAAAATACGTACAAATACGTAACTATCACAATAGGAATTTTGACCGATAAATTTGGCGGCAAATACGTTTTTTCTCTTTTATTACCACTTTGCTCGATTCTGCTTTTCCTCGTTCAGGAGGTTTAGGAAGATTTTTTAGTCCAATCATCTTCGGATATTTATTGACCGCAACCGGAATCTGGTCAAGCTCATGGATTTTTATTCTTCTCTTCTCAACAAATCTGCCTTGTTTGGATGCATTATACTATAAATCAATTATCTAAAGAAAAACAAAATAAAATCAGCAAGACAAAACTAGAGCCCGCGTATTAGAGATAGAGTTAAAAAGCGAAATTATGATTACAGCGGTAAAAAAACACGGCTTTTTCTTATAAATTTACCACCGTTAAAAAATTTAAAAAATTTATGAAAAAACTTAAACTAATTTTAATTCTTATCGTAGGATTAAGTTTTGAAATTCAGGCACAGGAATTAGATGTCAATCTGCAGATTAGGCCACGTTTTGAATACAGAAACGGCTACAAAACCCTATTGCCTTATGGTCAAGAAGGGACTTCTCAAATTTCGCAGCGTTCACGTTTAAATATCAATTTTAAACAAGATGATTTAATTTTAAAATTAACTTTCCAAAATACAAGAACCTGGGGTGATGTTCCTCCAGCAACGGTTGCCGATAAAAATGGCGTCGCGGTTTTTGAAGCTTGGGCACAATACAACTTTACTGAAAAATGGAGCGCCAGAATCGGACGCCAGGTGCTTTCTTATGACAACCAGCGTATTCTTGGAGAGATGGACTGGGCTCAGCAAGGTCAGAGCCACGATGCTCTTACCGTAACTTTTCATACCGAAACTCAAAAATTAGACTTTGGAGGCGCCTATAATTCAAATGCAGAAAACGTCGTGCAGACTCCATATACCGTTGCCAATTATAAAGCCATGCAATATGCTTGGTATCACAATCAATTTAGCGCTGATTTGGGTTTGAGTTTCCTATTGCTTAATACAGGCTATGAATATGCCAATGCAGATGCAAAGTTATTGGTAGATTACAAGCAAACCTTTGGTCCCTATCTGACTTACAAAAAAGGCAAAATCGACACTAATTTCTGGCTGTACGGACAAACGGGAAAAAGCACCGATCTTCAAGTAAGCGCATACAATGTGGCCGCAAATTTCAATTACAACATAACAGACTCATTTAAAGCAGGTTTAGGTTACGAATTTTTATCCGGAAAAGCTTCAAATGACGGAAGCACAGTCATAAAATCTTTTAATCCGATATTTGGAACCAATCACGGTCTTAACGGTTACATGGATTACTTTTATGTTGGAAATCATTTAAATAGTGTCGGTTTGCAAGATGCTTTTATCAAATTGAATTACAATGTAAACAAATGGCAGTTTGCTTTGATTCCTCATGTGTTTTTATCGGCTGCTGATGTTGTTACGCCTGCAAATGAAAAACTGGATTCGTATTTAGGAACTGAGATTGACGCAACTTTTGGTTATAATTTCAAGAAAAACATTACGGTTTCAGGCGGATATTCTCAAATGTTTGGTTCTAAAACAATGGAATTTATTAAAAGCGGAGATGCAAGCCATACCAACAATTGGGCTTGGCTGATGATTTCTGTTGATCCTAAAATTTTTAGCTGGAAAAAATAATTTTTCATCAAAATTAACCTATAAATTTTACCCTTTTCCTATTTCTGGAAAAGGGTATTTTTTTATTGCAAAATAGTGTAGATTATATGTTTAATTATTTATATTTGAATCGATTATGAACCCCCAATTCTATCCTAATGAAACCATTTCTAAAATTGTCTTTGCTGACTTTTATTGTCACGCAAACAGGTATTGCCCAAAAGTACGATGATGCCTTAATTTCGAAAAACTCTGAAATCAATTTTGCAAAAACGCAAAAAAGAGGAATCAAAAAAAACAACATTGTCTATTATGTAGAAAATGATTTGCAAACCATTTCTGCCTACAAAAGAAAAAAACTGAAATGGCAGACCAATGTAATTTCAATCTGCGGAAAACCAAAAAAAGGAGAACCTGAGATTAGATATGTTGGTTATAACTCAGACAAACTGCTTATCGTTATCGGAAAACATAATTTTGCTGAAATCGACATTAATAGCGGTGAGACAAAATTTGTTGGTTAAGATTAAAAAAAAATAAACATATAAACTGCCCTTTTTCTATTTTGAGAAAGGGTATTTTTTTTGTTTAATGTAAATTATTCTAATTTTTTAATTGATACATTTGATGTATGAAGAAACATAAAAGTTTTGCAATTATACTCTTAATTATTCTCTTTTCAAGCTGTGAAAAGAAAATGACCGATTTAGAATTTGAAAAAAATGTAATGACAGAAATTTTTCCTAGTCTAATAGATTCAACCTGTATGGATACAAGGCTATTTATTAATTTTCCTCCTGAATATGGTGAGCCAATATATAATAAAGCAGGTCATTACGTAGGTGTAGATAGCACAAAAGCAACAAAAGAACAAAAGCAAAAATTATTAGAGTGGAAAATTAATACAGAGAAAATAAAAAAAGACACATCAAAAATCATAATTGCATTTGATCCTATAATAAAATATAGCAGGGAAGATTTAAAAGAATATCTTAAAAAATATTTTAAAAATACAAAAGCATTTGTTCCAAAAGAGAAAGTATACAATGAATATAATTTTGACTTTGCAAAGATCAAACTTAATAACAGATTTGAATTAAGAAACAGAAATCAGTTTCCTAAAGAAAGAGGCAAAATTTGGGAAACTAAATATAACTTTAATTTTTCAGGAACTGTTTTCTTTACAAGAATACAATTTGATCAAAATAAAAAATTGGGGGTTTTAAATGGAGGTTTTGTTTGCGGGAGACTTTGCGGTCAAGGTTTTAGAATTTATATAAAAAAAATGAATGAAAAGTGGATTATCGATAAGATTGAAGAAACATGGGTTTCTTAGAATTATCCTTTAATAATTAAATTCAATATATAAACCATGAACAACTGGACTCAGCGTTGGGACGACCGTTATAAAAGCGAAGAATTTGCATACGGCGAAGAACCCAATAATTATTTAAAAGAACAACTGGAAAAATTAAACCCAAGTACAATTCTTTTTCCTGCCGAAGGCGAAGGACGAAATGCCGTTTTTGCCGCAAAATTAGGATGGAAAGTTTCGGCTTTCGATATTAGCGAAGAAGGAAGAAATAAAGCTTTAAAACTTGCTGAAGCAAATAATGTTTCGATTGATTATCAGGTTGGCGAACTAGAAACACTGGATTTTCACGAAGAGCAATTTGATGCTGTCGCATTGATTTATGCGCATTTTCCGGCTGAAATTAAATCTGAAATTCATCAACGATTAAATGCTTTAGTACGCAAAAACGGCATTATTATTTTTGAAGCTTTCAGCAAAAAGCATTTAGAGTATGTAACCCAAAACGAAAAAGTCGGCGGACCAAAAGATATTGAATCCTTATTCTCTATCGAAGAAATAAAAACCGATTTTACAAATTATGAAATCATCGAATTGGAAGAAAAAGAAATCGAACTCAGCGAAGGTTTATTCCACAACGGAACGGGTTCTGTAATTCGATTTGTGGGAAGGAAAAAATAAATATTTGCACACCATTCATTTTAACACACAGAAACTTACACATAGATTATATGTGAAAATCTAGATTTCTAAAATCATTTTATTTAGGAATTCAAAATTCTATGTTTCTATGTGTTAAAATGGAGAAACACTGCAGTGCAACTCTACAAAAGATCTCTTAAAAAATATTCTTTTAGAAGATAATTTGTAAACTTGAAAAAATAGTAACGACAGTATAAAACAACTGCTGAGCTTTTAGAAAAATACAGACAAAACAAACTCATTTCCAAAGCTTTAAAATTCAGAATACGGAGACGAGACACAAGGAATTCCAAAAGGCCTTTTGTTTGAGAATCTTTCAGAAACCTACTGCTGTTCTCTTTGTGAAGCTTCTAAAAGCAATTTTAGATTTTTGGAAACCGTTGAAAATTAATGCGTTCTATTATTTATGTATTCAAAAATTGCGTATATTTAGCTTAACTAAGAATTCACAGCAAAGCAATACACTTCAAAAGCTTTAATCTGCTTGGTTAACATCTATTTATTCAATAAAAAATACAGTTATGATAAAAAGAACAACACAATCTTCTGCTGAAAAAGCTACTGATGTTCCAGCAGAAACAGCTGTAGAAAGCACTACAGAAACACAGACGCAGCCAGAAGCCAAAACAACAATTAGAAGAACAACCAAAACTGCTGCAAAACCTACGACAGTAAAGGCTCCAGCGACCAAAACGACAACTGCCAAAGCACCTGCGGCAACCGTTAAATCAACTGCAAAAACACCAGTGAGCGCCGCGTCTAAAACAACGCCTAGCGCAACTGTAAAAAAAGCAGCAGCAACACCTGCTAAGACAGCGCCTATTGTTTCTGAAATTGTAGAAATTAAAACTGATGATATACCAGTTCCTTTTGAAGAAAACAAGCCAGTGGTGACTGTCGAGAAAATTGGCAAAGAAAAAAACGATATAAAATCAAAACTGAAAGCTAAGCTTAAAGCCAAAAAAGAGAAAGAAAAGAAAAGGGAAAAAGCGATTAAGGCAGTGATTAAAAAATTAGAAAAAGCTAAAAAAGCAAAATTAAAAGCTGCCGAAAAGAAAAAAGAAAAGGCTAAGAAAGCAAAAGAAAAAGCGAAAGCTAAGAAACTTGAAAAGAAAGCGAAAGCACAGAAAAAGGCTAAGGCTAAAAAGAAAAAATAACTGCAAGAAAGGTTTGACTTTGAGAGTTGAACCTTTTT
This genomic interval carries:
- a CDS encoding LysR family transcriptional regulator, with translation MELRHLKYFLAVAEELNFTKASEKLFISQPPLSRQIAELEEELQAKLFIRNNKKVELTEAGKYFEKEIKELFQHLEHVAAKTKKIAENVSGEFRIAYISSIYSSIISDLIKHLKTQFPYVNFKLFEVSTTKQINALEQGKIEMGIIRSPIHSPKIKSHLWFKDGFSLVYNKKFIQIKSESEITSLKDETFIFFNKDYAPHYHEVLLELCAFYGFTPKIIHEANNINSIVQLVKNGLGISIVSSNIAKNNQDPEIGFIELKKVNLQTNVSIIISKEDDSEITKTAVHFLLNKS
- a CDS encoding DUF2130 domain-containing protein; this translates as MAEQSSIQCPNCGTPIDVNDVLKHQLEDSIRKEFQQKANIQNRELELKSEQLEKSKAEFEAKKKQENELFAERLEREKKTAEKEISEKLKAKLEEENKDRLLLMEKELSEKSEKIRELNKMEGEIAKLQREKLEMKEAIQAEAEKQLNAQLALEREKIRKQEDDKNELKFKELQKQLEEQKKLTEEMKRKQEQGSMQLQGEVMELAIEEWLANNFPLDSIDEIKKGANGADCLQIVNTREHQNCGSIYYESKRTKAFQPSWIEKFKNDIRTKRANIGVLVTEVMPSGMERMGMRDGIWICTYEEFKGLSAVLRQSLIQINQAVQAQENKGDKMSMLYDFLTSNEFRLQIEGIVEGFTQMQSDLDSEKRAMQRIWKQREKQIEKVVHNTLGMYGSIRGIAGNAVQSVRALELDFIEEEPQDEEPKELFE
- a CDS encoding META domain-containing protein, with product MKNILSILFLSFVMIGCKTAANKESSANSSVSSTEEDLKYYFKGTGNEPFWGIKIGNDEIVFTSLIPGKEKLIFPAVDAVRAMDANVKMYRVSNETASATITIQQLDCQDSMSGAISPYSVKVEIKNSSELEMKKLSGCGKYLTDYRLHDIWVLEELNGYKVFAADFQKEFPRIEINSAENRFSGFGGCNSITGQIFFEKDLLRFTKVVSTLMACPQGNKEGDFLKALQSTTTYAIGNNQLTLSNPSGKLAVFKKVD
- a CDS encoding DUF4202 domain-containing protein; protein product: MTTPFQKASEWIDAENAQDPNIELDQNKEYPKELLYSDRMYKRLMEFEPNASEEIQIASKAQHICRWKVARESYPMDRVGYLKWREELKKFHAKTTAEILEKAGYDQTFIDRVSFLIEKKLLKKDAETQLLEDVICLVFLEYYLEPFVHKHDEEKLKNIIKKTWDKMSDKGHEEALKIKYSEENLNLIKASLGL
- a CDS encoding ATP-binding protein, with product MKKSNEEAAEKITFKNLRRLYFFALLTIALIIIISQFLAQHNLNQQLSDSKIINFSGKQKMLSQKIVKEVLILHYVSDSATAKKTSHLKEVLELWKKNQNALENGSDSLAFPKEKSETLSKLYLEINPIFNKIAQTTDSFLLNLQQQKTASENLKLVQIILENEGIFLSKMNQIVTQYNLEAHQKVTEQRKIEYWIFGFTLLVLLLEFFFIFKATSFNITERKKMQREVERLNLENTTEKINQQKIISSKIVENQENEQNRIAKEIHDGIGQMLTGLKFSLESINLDDREKSEQKIEHLKKLSLDIIKGARTATFNLMPPELSGHGIVSSLSKLTQELSKLTGKEILFYNKTDFDQRLDSLIEINIYRLTQEAINNAIKYAESSHIIVQLSHSETLLTIIVDDNGKGFDINSVDKKRNSESGMGLLFMKERIQYINGRVFMNSIPGEGTRITFDIPILK
- a CDS encoding response regulator transcription factor translates to MSNIIRVVLADDHVFVRDGIKSLLENEANIEVVGEAIDGADALEVVAATNPDLLIVDIRMPNLTGIEVVEKLRNEKNSIKTIMLSMHESEEYVLKSIKAGADGYLLKGSSKEEFLKALHSVASGGKYYSGDISSILISQLTNSSASLEPKQTLGEEMMITKREKEILALLLSGKGNKEIAEALDISKRTAEVHRFNLMKKLKVKNLMELSNKATEYSLI
- a CDS encoding alginate export family protein, with translation MKKLKLILILIVGLSFEIQAQELDVNLQIRPRFEYRNGYKTLLPYGQEGTSQISQRSRLNINFKQDDLILKLTFQNTRTWGDVPPATVADKNGVAVFEAWAQYNFTEKWSARIGRQVLSYDNQRILGEMDWAQQGQSHDALTVTFHTETQKLDFGGAYNSNAENVVQTPYTVANYKAMQYAWYHNQFSADLGLSFLLLNTGYEYANADAKLLVDYKQTFGPYLTYKKGKIDTNFWLYGQTGKSTDLQVSAYNVAANFNYNITDSFKAGLGYEFLSGKASNDGSTVIKSFNPIFGTNHGLNGYMDYFYVGNHLNSVGLQDAFIKLNYNVNKWQFALIPHVFLSAADVVTPANEKLDSYLGTEIDATFGYNFKKNITVSGGYSQMFGSKTMEFIKSGDASHTNNWAWLMISVDPKIFSWKK
- a CDS encoding class I SAM-dependent methyltransferase; its protein translation is MNNWTQRWDDRYKSEEFAYGEEPNNYLKEQLEKLNPSTILFPAEGEGRNAVFAAKLGWKVSAFDISEEGRNKALKLAEANNVSIDYQVGELETLDFHEEQFDAVALIYAHFPAEIKSEIHQRLNALVRKNGIIIFEAFSKKHLEYVTQNEKVGGPKDIESLFSIEEIKTDFTNYEIIELEEKEIELSEGLFHNGTGSVIRFVGRKK